Proteins encoded by one window of Marixanthomonas sp. SCSIO 43207:
- a CDS encoding bifunctional 5,10-methylenetetrahydrofolate dehydrogenase/5,10-methenyltetrahydrofolate cyclohydrolase, which produces MTILDGKKISNDIKAEIKAEVDEMKAKNEKVPHLAAIIVGNDGASMTYVNTKVKACEKVGFESTLVRMSSTTSEVELMDKIEKLNNEEAIDGFIVQLPLPPQIDTQKVLLAVNPDKDVDGFHPTNFGKMSLDMTSFIPATPFGILELLERYEIPTKGKHTVVIGRSHIVGRPMSILMGRSGFPGNSTVTLTHEYTKNITQITSQADIIIIAVGIPDFLKAEMIKDDAVVIDVGITRVPDEDAPKGYVLKGDVDFENAKKKASYITPVPGGVGPMTIAMLLKNTLLAREQRRNKMR; this is translated from the coding sequence ATGACAATTCTAGACGGTAAAAAAATATCAAATGATATTAAAGCTGAAATCAAAGCTGAAGTAGATGAAATGAAAGCCAAGAATGAAAAGGTGCCACATTTGGCAGCTATAATTGTTGGTAATGATGGTGCAAGTATGACCTATGTGAATACTAAGGTAAAAGCTTGTGAAAAAGTAGGCTTTGAGTCAACGTTGGTAAGGATGTCTAGTACAACTAGTGAGGTAGAGTTGATGGACAAGATTGAAAAGCTAAACAATGAAGAAGCTATTGACGGTTTTATTGTTCAGTTGCCATTACCACCACAAATTGATACTCAAAAAGTATTATTGGCAGTAAATCCGGATAAAGATGTTGATGGGTTTCACCCTACCAACTTCGGAAAGATGTCTTTAGATATGACCTCTTTTATTCCGGCAACTCCCTTTGGTATTTTAGAATTATTAGAACGCTATGAAATTCCTACCAAAGGAAAACACACTGTGGTTATAGGAAGAAGTCATATTGTAGGAAGACCTATGAGTATATTAATGGGGCGAAGTGGATTTCCTGGTAACTCTACTGTAACCTTAACTCACGAATACACAAAAAATATTACTCAAATTACCTCACAAGCAGATATTATAATTATTGCCGTTGGTATTCCAGATTTTCTTAAAGCCGAAATGATTAAAGATGATGCTGTAGTAATTGACGTAGGAATTACTCGTGTGCCTGATGAAGATGCTCCAAAAGGATATGTGCTTAAAGGCGATGTAGATTTTGAAAACGCTAAGAAAAAAGCATCTTACATTACACCTGTTCCAGGTGGTGTAGGGCCAATGACTATTGCTATGTTGTTAAAAAATACGCTACTCGCTAGGGAGCAGCGTAGAAATAAAATGCGATAA
- a CDS encoding helicase HerA-like domain-containing protein produces MANKEAFFDHIEKGYTTKGESITLGAAMLEGETLTNALVKVPLKTMNRHGLIAGATGTGKTKSLQVLAENLSEKGVPVLLMDMKGDLSGIAQPSPGHPKIDERHEKIGIPFTSKKFPVEILSLSEQNGVRLRATVSEFGPVLLSRILDVSETQAGIISVIFKYCDDNKLPLLDLKDFKKILQYATNEGKQEFSEAYGRISSASTGAILRRVVELEQQGADLFFGEKSFDTDDLLRIDENGMGYINIVRLTDIQDRPKLFSTFMLSLLAEIYTTFPEQGDTGRPELVIFIDEAHLIFKEASDALLDQIESIVKLIRSKGVGLYFVTQNPTDVPDAVLSQLGLKVQHALRAFTAKDRKAIKLTAENYPISEYYKTDEVLTKLGIGEALVSALNEKGIPTPLAATMMRAPMSRMDVLEDSELKDLLGHSKLIKKYNETVDRESAYELLNEKIDVAEKEEAKEKAQKEKQKVKRSSSRSSKQNPFVKVLSSPTVIRSVLGILGKLLK; encoded by the coding sequence ATGGCAAACAAGGAAGCTTTTTTTGACCATATTGAAAAAGGATACACCACTAAAGGTGAATCTATTACACTAGGTGCTGCTATGCTAGAGGGTGAAACACTCACCAATGCATTGGTAAAAGTTCCTTTAAAAACCATGAACCGTCACGGTCTTATTGCAGGGGCTACCGGAACCGGTAAAACAAAATCTTTGCAGGTACTTGCCGAAAACCTTTCAGAAAAAGGTGTTCCAGTTCTTTTGATGGATATGAAAGGTGACCTTAGTGGTATTGCTCAACCTAGTCCCGGTCACCCAAAAATTGATGAACGCCATGAGAAAATTGGAATTCCTTTTACTTCTAAAAAATTTCCGGTAGAAATACTATCCCTTTCTGAACAAAACGGAGTAAGATTGCGTGCAACCGTTAGTGAGTTTGGACCGGTATTATTGTCACGTATTTTGGATGTAAGTGAAACGCAAGCCGGTATCATTTCAGTAATTTTTAAGTATTGTGATGATAATAAACTTCCTTTATTAGATTTAAAAGACTTTAAAAAGATCTTACAATATGCAACAAATGAAGGTAAACAAGAGTTTTCTGAAGCATATGGGCGTATCTCATCTGCTTCAACAGGTGCCATTTTACGAAGGGTTGTAGAACTTGAACAACAAGGTGCCGACTTATTTTTTGGCGAAAAATCATTTGATACCGATGATTTGCTTCGCATAGATGAAAATGGAATGGGCTACATCAATATTGTTAGATTAACCGACATTCAAGATCGTCCTAAACTTTTTTCAACCTTTATGTTAAGCCTATTGGCCGAAATTTACACTACCTTCCCCGAGCAAGGTGACACAGGTAGACCAGAGCTTGTTATTTTTATAGACGAGGCACATTTAATTTTTAAAGAAGCTAGTGACGCCTTGCTAGACCAGATTGAAAGCATTGTAAAGTTAATTAGATCTAAAGGTGTTGGTCTGTATTTTGTAACCCAAAACCCAACCGATGTCCCAGATGCAGTTTTAAGTCAGTTAGGTTTAAAAGTTCAGCATGCACTTCGTGCGTTTACCGCAAAAGACAGAAAAGCAATAAAATTAACCGCCGAAAACTATCCTATTTCAGAATATTATAAAACCGACGAAGTATTAACCAAACTTGGAATAGGAGAAGCATTAGTTTCTGCATTAAACGAAAAAGGAATCCCCACACCTCTTGCAGCAACTATGATGCGCGCTCCAATGAGTCGTATGGATGTTCTTGAAGATAGTGAACTGAAAGATTTGCTAGGTCATTCAAAGCTTATTAAAAAATACAATGAAACTGTTGATAGAGAAAGCGCCTATGAGCTTTTAAATGAAAAAATTGACGTTGCCGAAAAGGAAGAAGCAAAAGAAAAAGCCCAAAAAGAAAAACAAAAGGTAAAACGCAGCAGCAGTAGAAGCAGCAAACAAAACCCTTTTGTAAAAGTATTAAGCAGTCCAACCGTAATACGAAGCGTGTTGGGTATTTTAGGAAAATTATTAAAATAA
- a CDS encoding DUF2911 domain-containing protein, with translation MKFILTLFTCFAMTVLTAQNSQSQTFPRMDASPMDLAMAKPDRNSPPIARVIYSRPQMKGREIFGELVPYGKVWRTGANEATELTIYKALELNNVTLQPGTYSIYTIPEADMWTVIINKNTNVWGTVYNQEMDVVRIKTPAREAAAPTESLSMVFRPENDGTTLMIGWEKTYVEIPFKIAK, from the coding sequence ATGAAATTTATACTTACTTTATTTACTTGCTTTGCGATGACCGTATTGACAGCTCAAAACTCTCAATCGCAAACATTCCCTAGAATGGATGCCAGCCCTATGGACTTAGCAATGGCTAAACCAGACAGAAATTCACCTCCTATTGCTCGCGTTATTTACAGTAGACCACAAATGAAAGGACGTGAAATTTTTGGTGAATTGGTTCCTTATGGTAAAGTTTGGCGAACTGGCGCTAATGAAGCTACAGAGTTGACAATTTATAAAGCCTTAGAATTAAACAACGTTACCTTACAACCCGGAACTTACAGTATTTACACCATTCCTGAAGCAGATATGTGGACAGTTATTATTAATAAAAACACAAATGTTTGGGGTACTGTTTACAATCAAGAAATGGATGTTGTGCGTATTAAAACTCCTGCCCGTGAAGCTGCTGCACCAACAGAATCATTGTCAATGGTCTTTCGCCCAGAAAATGATGGAACTACACTAATGATAGGATGGGAAAAGACTTACGTAGAAATCCCTTTTAAAATTGCAAAATAG
- a CDS encoding VOC family protein, which produces MNIQPFHLAIPVDNLETCRTFYRDTLGFTEGRSSDHWVDFDFFGHQLVLHYQEKNNTEIATSNPVDGKDVPVPHFGVVLDMETFKSFSAHLQRKNITFIIKPYIRFEGKPGEQATMFFKDPSGNALEFKAFKEMNQLFAK; this is translated from the coding sequence ATGAACATACAACCCTTTCACTTAGCCATTCCCGTTGATAACTTGGAAACTTGCCGAACATTTTATAGAGACACGTTAGGATTTACCGAAGGTAGAAGTAGCGACCATTGGGTAGATTTTGATTTTTTTGGACATCAATTAGTACTGCATTACCAAGAAAAAAACAATACAGAAATTGCTACATCAAACCCTGTTGACGGCAAAGATGTACCTGTACCTCATTTTGGAGTTGTTCTAGACATGGAAACCTTTAAATCTTTTTCGGCTCATTTGCAACGTAAAAACATTACCTTTATCATTAAACCCTATATTCGTTTTGAGGGTAAGCCCGGTGAACAAGCCACAATGTTTTTTAAAGACCCTTCTGGGAATGCGCTTGAGTTTAAAGCTTTCAAAGAAATGAATCAACTTTTTGCCAAATAG
- the gyrB gene encoding DNA topoisomerase (ATP-hydrolyzing) subunit B, with protein sequence MKDEKNIKVYGADSIQALEGMEHVRMRPSMYIGDVGVRGLHHLVYEVVDNSIDEAMGGYCDTIDVWINEDNSITVKDNGRGIPVDLHKKEGVSALEVVMTKIGAGGKFDKDSYKVSGGLHGVGVSVVNALSEGLKATVHRNGKIWEQEYERGKTLYPVKSTGETDYRGTIVTFKPDSEIFKQTLHFNYDTLSSRMRELAFLNKGLTISITDKRETDDKGDFISETFHSEEGLKEFIQFLDETREPIINEVISMEGEKNDIPVEVAMVYNTSFNENLHSYVNNINTHEGGTHLTGFRRGLTTTLKKYADASGMLDKLKFEITGDDFREGLTAIVSVKVGEPQFEGQTKTKLGNREVSAAVSQAVSEMLENYLEENPNDAKTIVQKVILAAQARHAARKAREMVQRKTVMGGAGLPGKLSDCSEQDPEKCEVFLVEGDSAGGTAKQGRDRNFQAILPLRGKILNVEKAMQHKVFENEEIRNIFTALGVTVGTEEDSKALNLSKLRYHKIVIMCDADVDGSHIATLILTFFFRYMKDLIEAGHVYIATPPLYLLKKGKKSRYAWSEEERAEINQEFGGGASIQRYKGLGEMNAEQLWDTTMNPDFRILRQVTIDNGTEADRIFSMLMGDEVPPRREFIEKNAKYANIDA encoded by the coding sequence ATGAAGGACGAAAAAAATATTAAAGTATATGGTGCTGATAGCATTCAGGCACTGGAAGGAATGGAGCATGTTCGCATGCGACCCTCAATGTATATTGGTGACGTAGGCGTTCGCGGGCTGCACCACTTAGTATATGAAGTTGTAGATAACTCCATTGACGAAGCTATGGGCGGCTATTGTGATACTATAGACGTTTGGATTAATGAAGATAACTCAATTACCGTAAAAGATAATGGTAGAGGTATTCCGGTAGACCTTCATAAAAAAGAAGGTGTTTCTGCGCTTGAAGTAGTTATGACAAAAATTGGTGCCGGAGGTAAATTTGATAAAGATTCTTATAAAGTTTCAGGAGGTTTACACGGGGTTGGAGTTTCAGTAGTAAATGCACTTTCTGAAGGGTTAAAAGCAACCGTACATCGCAATGGAAAAATATGGGAGCAAGAATATGAAAGAGGTAAAACATTATACCCGGTAAAATCAACAGGAGAGACCGATTACAGAGGGACTATTGTAACCTTTAAGCCAGATTCTGAAATATTTAAACAAACCCTACACTTTAATTATGATACGCTTTCTAGCAGAATGCGTGAGCTTGCCTTTTTAAACAAAGGACTTACTATCAGTATCACAGATAAGCGTGAGACCGATGATAAGGGAGATTTTATATCTGAAACTTTTCATAGTGAAGAAGGGTTAAAAGAATTTATTCAGTTTTTGGATGAAACTCGAGAGCCTATCATAAATGAAGTTATTTCTATGGAAGGCGAGAAAAACGACATTCCGGTAGAAGTTGCTATGGTGTACAATACTTCCTTTAATGAGAATTTACACTCCTATGTAAATAACATTAATACTCACGAAGGAGGAACCCATTTAACTGGTTTTCGTCGTGGTTTAACCACTACCTTAAAAAAATATGCAGATGCATCTGGAATGCTGGATAAACTGAAATTTGAAATTACCGGAGATGATTTCCGTGAAGGATTAACAGCTATAGTTTCAGTTAAAGTAGGAGAGCCTCAATTTGAAGGGCAAACCAAAACAAAATTAGGAAACAGAGAAGTTTCAGCAGCAGTAAGCCAAGCCGTTTCTGAAATGCTTGAAAACTACCTGGAAGAAAACCCTAATGATGCAAAAACCATCGTTCAAAAAGTAATTCTTGCCGCACAAGCTCGTCACGCTGCCCGCAAAGCTCGTGAAATGGTACAACGTAAAACCGTAATGGGTGGCGCAGGATTACCGGGAAAACTATCAGATTGTTCTGAGCAAGATCCCGAAAAGTGTGAAGTATTTCTAGTTGAGGGAGATTCGGCAGGTGGAACAGCAAAACAAGGTCGTGACCGTAATTTTCAAGCTATCTTACCATTACGTGGTAAAATTTTGAATGTAGAAAAAGCCATGCAGCACAAGGTGTTTGAAAATGAAGAAATACGAAATATTTTCACAGCCCTAGGTGTTACAGTTGGTACCGAAGAAGACAGCAAAGCATTAAATTTATCTAAGTTGCGCTATCATAAAATAGTAATTATGTGTGATGCCGATGTAGATGGTAGTCACATTGCTACATTAATATTGACATTCTTCTTCCGTTATATGAAAGATTTAATTGAAGCAGGTCACGTTTACATTGCAACACCACCATTATATTTACTGAAAAAGGGTAAAAAGAGCAGATATGCTTGGTCTGAAGAAGAACGTGCAGAAATTAATCAAGAATTTGGAGGCGGAGCTAGCATTCAACGGTACAAAGGTCTGGGTGAAATGAACGCAGAACAATTATGGGATACTACAATGAATCCAGATTTTAGAATTTTACGTCAGGTAACTATCGATAACGGAACTGAAGCAGACCGCATTTTCTCTATGCTTATGGGAGATGAGGTGCCACCAAGGCGTGAATTTATTGAGAAGAATGCAAAATATGCTAATATTGACGCGTAA
- a CDS encoding putative quinol monooxygenase has product MKKLGLLATLKAKEGKEDEVAQFIKGAVDLARQEDKTLTWYSFKIDDSTFGIFDTFENEAGRDAHLNGEIAKALMENADRLLSEDPDIKKIDILSAK; this is encoded by the coding sequence ATGAAAAAGTTAGGATTATTGGCTACGCTAAAAGCCAAGGAAGGAAAAGAGGACGAAGTAGCCCAATTTATCAAAGGCGCTGTAGATCTCGCTCGACAGGAAGACAAAACCCTCACGTGGTATAGTTTTAAGATTGATGATTCCACCTTTGGAATTTTTGATACGTTTGAAAACGAAGCAGGAAGAGATGCTCATTTAAATGGCGAGATTGCTAAAGCATTGATGGAAAATGCAGACCGTTTACTTAGCGAAGATCCAGATATTAAGAAGATTGATATTCTTTCTGCTAAATAG
- the ffh gene encoding signal recognition particle protein produces the protein MFDNLSDKLDKAMHVLKGHGQITEVNVAETLKEVRRALLDADVNFKTAKEFTNTVKEKALGQDVLTTLKPGQLMVKLVKDELTKLMGGDTAGIDLSGSPSVILMSGLQGSGKTTFSGKLANYLKSKKTKKPLLVACDVYRPAAINQLHVVGEQIKVDVYSEEGNKNPVAIAQNAIAHAKQNGHNTVIIDTAGRLAIDEAMMTEIADIHKAIKPNETLFVVDAMTGQDAVNTAKTFNERLDFDGVVLTKLDGDTRGGAAISIKSVVNKPIKFIGTGEKMEAIDVFHPARMADRILGMGDVVSLVERAQEQFDEEESRKLQKKIAKNQFGFDDFIKQIQQVKKMGSMKDLVGMIPGAGKALKGIDIDDDAFKGIEAIIQSMTPEERSTPAVINGSRKKRIAKGSGTSVQEVNQLLKQFNQMSKMMKMMQGGGGRKMMQMMNKMR, from the coding sequence ATGTTTGATAATTTAAGTGATAAGTTAGATAAAGCCATGCACGTCCTGAAGGGACACGGCCAAATTACTGAAGTAAACGTAGCCGAAACCCTAAAGGAAGTTCGTCGTGCATTGCTAGATGCCGATGTTAACTTTAAAACTGCCAAAGAATTTACCAACACTGTTAAAGAAAAAGCGCTCGGTCAAGATGTATTGACAACATTAAAGCCAGGACAATTAATGGTAAAGTTGGTAAAAGATGAACTTACCAAATTAATGGGTGGCGATACCGCTGGGATTGACCTAAGTGGTTCTCCTAGTGTGATTTTAATGTCAGGTTTACAGGGTAGTGGTAAAACAACATTTTCTGGTAAACTAGCAAATTACTTAAAATCAAAAAAGACAAAAAAACCATTACTTGTAGCTTGTGATGTGTACCGTCCTGCAGCTATTAACCAGTTGCACGTAGTAGGAGAGCAAATTAAAGTAGATGTTTATAGTGAAGAAGGAAATAAAAATCCTGTAGCAATCGCACAAAATGCAATAGCTCACGCAAAACAAAATGGTCATAATACAGTAATTATTGATACCGCAGGTCGATTAGCGATTGATGAAGCGATGATGACCGAGATAGCAGATATTCACAAGGCTATTAAGCCAAACGAAACACTATTTGTGGTAGATGCTATGACTGGACAAGATGCAGTTAATACCGCAAAAACATTTAATGAGCGTCTAGATTTTGATGGAGTAGTATTAACTAAGCTAGACGGTGATACGCGTGGTGGTGCTGCTATTTCCATTAAAAGTGTAGTAAATAAACCTATTAAATTTATAGGTACTGGTGAAAAGATGGAAGCAATCGATGTCTTTCACCCAGCACGTATGGCAGACCGTATTTTAGGAATGGGAGATGTAGTATCTCTTGTAGAACGTGCTCAAGAGCAGTTTGATGAAGAAGAATCGCGCAAGCTTCAGAAGAAAATCGCTAAAAACCAATTTGGTTTTGATGATTTTATCAAGCAAATCCAGCAAGTTAAAAAAATGGGTAGCATGAAAGACTTGGTTGGTATGATACCCGGAGCTGGTAAAGCACTTAAAGGTATTGATATTGATGATGATGCCTTTAAAGGAATTGAAGCTATTATTCAATCAATGACTCCTGAAGAACGCAGCACACCGGCAGTTATCAATGGTAGTCGCAAAAAACGTATTGCCAAAGGTAGTGGTACATCTGTACAAGAAGTAAATCAATTACTCAAACAATTTAACCAGATGAGTAAAATGATGAAGATGATGCAAGGAGGCGGAGGCCGCAAGATGATGCAAATGATGAATAAAATGCGATAA
- a CDS encoding AI-2E family transporter: MKSISPNIIRQVFVLLLILLMGSLIFREMLPYLSGVLGAVTIYVLLRSLMKNLVKKRKWHPDLAAGVLMLLSFIGILLPVSGIVLMLGDKIGNAVQNSEEVIKALKEQLGQLETQLGYDISSQIDTASISSWISTQLQSFAGGTFNMFIAIGLMYFMLYYMLTNRKELKESLFDYIPIGDKNLKEIGDEANAMVRANAIGIPLVALAQGIVALIGFLIFGVDDPFFWFVITTIGSMIPFIGTLVGILPVFILSLSSGDTFQAWGVLLYGFIVVGSTDNVFRMYVLKKLDNVHPLITFIGVVVGVPLFGFIGLIFGPLLISLFLIIVRIYRKEYGKTDQNKL, translated from the coding sequence ATGAAGTCAATTTCACCAAATATAATTAGACAAGTATTTGTTCTTCTACTCATACTACTTATGGGTAGTCTTATTTTTAGAGAAATGCTTCCTTATTTATCAGGTGTTTTAGGAGCAGTTACTATTTATGTTCTGTTGAGAAGCTTGATGAAAAACCTTGTAAAAAAACGCAAGTGGCACCCCGATCTCGCTGCAGGAGTATTAATGCTTCTTTCTTTTATTGGTATTTTATTACCTGTTTCTGGTATTGTACTTATGCTAGGTGATAAAATTGGTAACGCTGTTCAAAATTCTGAAGAAGTAATAAAAGCTTTAAAAGAACAACTGGGACAACTAGAAACGCAACTAGGCTATGACATAAGCTCACAAATTGATACAGCATCAATTTCCTCGTGGATTTCTACACAACTACAGAGTTTTGCCGGCGGTACTTTTAATATGTTTATTGCTATTGGTCTTATGTACTTTATGTTATATTACATGCTTACCAACCGCAAAGAGCTTAAAGAATCATTATTTGATTACATTCCTATTGGAGATAAAAACTTAAAAGAAATTGGTGATGAGGCCAATGCTATGGTACGTGCCAATGCAATTGGTATTCCTCTGGTAGCATTAGCACAAGGAATTGTAGCCCTTATTGGTTTTTTAATATTTGGTGTTGATGACCCTTTCTTTTGGTTTGTAATCACAACCATTGGCTCAATGATACCATTTATTGGTACGTTGGTTGGTATTTTACCTGTTTTTATACTGTCGCTCTCTTCCGGAGACACTTTTCAAGCTTGGGGAGTCTTACTCTATGGATTTATTGTAGTAGGGTCAACAGACAATGTTTTTAGAATGTACGTGCTTAAAAAACTTGATAATGTTCACCCATTAATAACCTTTATAGGCGTTGTAGTAGGCGTTCCCCTCTTTGGTTTTATTGGTCTTATTTTTGGTCCACTTCTCATAAGTTTGTTTCTTATCATCGTGCGCATATACCGAAAAGAATACGGTAAAACAGATCAAAACAAACTCTAA
- a CDS encoding thiol-disulfide oxidoreductase DCC family protein: MFQKFDKTKYPPSEKPMMVWDGECGFCKYWVTRWHSLTGNSIVYKTYQEVAQQYQDIPLKEFKKASRLIETNGAIYSGPDSAYRSYTYTKKNHPWHQWYHKYDWFTALSDHGYNYIAKNRGFFFKLTKAFFGTNPKRLQPYWVIYLILFLAVFYVLLKFL, translated from the coding sequence ATGTTTCAGAAATTTGATAAAACAAAATATCCGCCTTCAGAAAAACCTATGATGGTGTGGGATGGAGAATGTGGGTTTTGTAAATATTGGGTTACGCGATGGCATAGCCTAACCGGCAACTCAATTGTATACAAAACCTATCAAGAAGTTGCTCAGCAGTATCAAGACATTCCTTTAAAAGAATTTAAAAAAGCATCTCGTCTTATTGAAACTAATGGCGCTATTTACAGCGGACCCGATTCTGCATACCGCAGCTACACCTACACCAAAAAAAACCATCCTTGGCATCAATGGTATCACAAATATGATTGGTTTACTGCGCTTAGCGATCACGGGTATAATTACATAGCAAAAAACCGTGGGTTCTTTTTTAAATTGACAAAAGCTTTCTTCGGAACAAATCCTAAACGGTTACAACCTTATTGGGTTATTTACCTAATACTGTTTTTGGCAGTTTTTTATGTTCTTCTGAAATTTTTATAA
- a CDS encoding 7-carboxy-7-deazaguanine synthase QueE — translation MQTATQDLVNKGVMLPLMEEFYTIQGEGFHKGTAAYFIRIGGCDVGCHWCDVKESWNAKTHPPTNIDTIVNNADKYSKTIVITGGEPLTWDMGPLTKKLKEKGMQIHIETSGAYDLTGTWDWICLSPKKIKLPKPEIYKKAHELKVIVFNKHDFKFAEEQAQHVDEYCILYLQPEWGKRDEMMPLIVDYVMKNPQWKVSLQTHKYLNIP, via the coding sequence ATGCAAACAGCAACACAAGATTTGGTGAATAAAGGTGTAATGCTTCCGCTAATGGAAGAGTTTTATACCATTCAAGGGGAAGGGTTTCATAAAGGAACAGCAGCTTATTTTATAAGAATAGGAGGCTGCGATGTAGGTTGCCATTGGTGTGATGTAAAGGAAAGCTGGAATGCAAAAACACACCCGCCTACCAATATCGATACTATTGTAAACAATGCCGATAAATACAGTAAAACAATTGTGATTACCGGGGGAGAACCACTTACTTGGGATATGGGGCCATTAACCAAAAAATTAAAAGAGAAAGGCATGCAAATTCATATAGAAACCTCAGGTGCCTATGATCTTACAGGAACTTGGGACTGGATTTGCTTATCTCCAAAAAAAATTAAGTTACCAAAACCTGAAATTTATAAAAAAGCACACGAATTAAAAGTGATTGTGTTTAATAAACACGACTTTAAATTTGCCGAAGAACAAGCACAGCATGTGGATGAATACTGTATTTTATACTTACAACCAGAATGGGGTAAGAGAGATGAAATGATGCCTCTCATTGTAGATTATGTTATGAAAAACCCACAATGGAAGGTTTCACTTCAAACTCACAAGTACCTCAATATACCTTAG
- a CDS encoding Rho termination factor N-terminal domain-containing protein, with protein MSKPRIKNEDQYEALRDKGYSKEKAARIANTEDSGKKGGKAKPYEDWTKDELYEQAKNVGIDGRSKMSKKQLINALRNN; from the coding sequence ATGTCAAAACCTAGAATTAAAAACGAAGACCAATACGAAGCCCTTCGGGATAAAGGATATAGCAAAGAAAAAGCTGCACGTATTGCAAATACAGAAGACTCAGGCAAAAAAGGTGGAAAAGCAAAACCATATGAAGATTGGACAAAAGACGAGCTGTATGAGCAAGCAAAAAATGTAGGGATTGATGGTCGTTCAAAAATGAGCAAAAAACAATTGATTAACGCATTACGAAACAATTAA
- a CDS encoding YkvA family protein, whose translation MLFGKKKDKVHFNPGNRDDGTEEAYMKDEVDKINEEDVEVVLNNEENIDKKFSGNNSLSKYLELGRIMISMLKDVKKGTYKNIPWFTIATIVMALLYVLNPMDIVPDFIPGVGYIDDVAILTLGVGWIESDLHRYLDWRMENNMGI comes from the coding sequence ATGCTATTTGGCAAAAAGAAAGACAAAGTACATTTTAATCCCGGAAACAGAGATGACGGGACCGAAGAAGCCTACATGAAAGATGAAGTTGATAAAATCAACGAAGAAGATGTTGAAGTTGTTTTAAACAATGAAGAAAACATTGATAAAAAATTTAGTGGAAATAACAGCCTCTCAAAATACCTGGAACTAGGTAGAATAATGATTAGCATGTTGAAAGACGTAAAGAAAGGAACCTACAAAAACATTCCTTGGTTTACCATTGCTACTATTGTTATGGCATTGTTATACGTCCTGAACCCAATGGATATTGTACCAGATTTTATTCCCGGTGTTGGATATATTGACGATGTAGCCATCCTTACGCTTGGTGTTGGCTGGATTGAAAGTGATTTACATCGCTATCTAGATTGGCGTATGGAAAACAATATGGGAATTTAA